The Mesotoga sp. Brook.08.105.5.1 DNA segment CTGAACTATATTGCCGATCGGTGGTGCGATGAAGATTCTTCCCTGGTCAGTATTCTTGTTCCGGGAGTAATGAACAGTGAATCGGTCTACGAAGTAGTTCGAACGTACAACGGATTGCCTTTTGCATTCAGAAAGCACTTTGAGAGGCTCAAGCAGTCGGCAAAACTTTTGGGCCTGGAAGTCCCTTTCAGCTGCAAAGAGCTTAACTCTATAATCATGGAAGGGCTTGAAAGAAACAAGGCAGTACAGACAGAGGATTTCAGAATCAGAATATCGCTACTCAGTTACGGAAAGGAAAGCAGGGCAGCGGTCATCTTCAGCAAGCTTCCCTCCGTGTCGAAGGATATCTATGAACTCGGAGTGAAGGTGTGCATTTCGCCGTTTACAAAGCCCTCGGGCGATATCCTGAATCCTCAGCTGAAAATGCCGGGCTCTAGCTGGAATATCAGAACGAGAAAGTTGCTCGGAGACAATTACGACATGATTATACTGAATGAAAAGGGAAACGTCTGTGAAGGATCGTTCTCGAATGTCTTCCTGGTCATCGATGGTTCGGTAGCTACTCCGGATATCCGCTCGGGAGTCCTTCCAGGAATAACGCGTGATAACGTAATCGGTCTATGTGAATCTCTGGAGATCACAGTTGAAAAGAGACCTATCCCGTCGTGGGAGTTGTTCTGTGCCGATGAGATATTCATGAGTCATACGAGCGTAGGGATCGTTCCAGTAAGGAGACTGGAAGAGAAAGTGCTTATTGAGGACTTTACAGATGGAATGACGAGACTGCTGCTCGACAATTTTGAGGGATACATAATGACAGAAGACAGCAATTGGAGCGGATTAGATGAAGTGGAGCCATCGAACTATAGGGCAGATATTTGATGAACTGGTGAAAAGCTCGGGGCTGTTCAGAAAGATAAAAGTCTTTGAGTTGAATAAAGACTGGGAAGAGATCGTTGGTCAGCCAATAGCAAATCACTCGTCAATTACGGATTTTACTGACGGGACTCTCATTGTAAGTGTTGATGATGGAATGTGGCTCAATGAAATGAGACTAAGGGAAAAGGCTCTTCTTACTAAGCTGAACTCTGCATTAGGAGTAGAAGCAATCAGAAGAATTAAATTTAGAATTAGGCGATAGACATGGAGGTGTTAAATGTCTGATTTATACAATGCTCAGAACATAAAGATACTTAAAGGATTAGATCCGGTTAGGAAGAGACCGGGCATGTATATTGGGTCAACCGGAAAGTCGGGTCTTCATCACCTCATTTACGAGATAGTCGACAACAGTATTGACGAGGCAATGGGAGGATACTGCGATAAAATAGACATCGTTATCATGGAAGACGGCTCCGTGGTAGTGAGAGATAACGGAAGAGGAATTCCAATAGATATCCATCCAGATACCGGGACAAGTGCACTGGAAGTTGTCATGACAACTCTCCACGCCGGAGGTAAGTTTTCAAAGGACTCATACAAAATCAGTGGGGGACTGCACGGAGTGGGGGCTTCTGTTGTTAATGCTCTGTCTGAATGGATGATCGTAGAAGTAATGGTTGACGGAAAGGTATACAGACAGAAGTACGAAAGAGGAAAGGCTTTGTCGCCCGTTGAGATGGTTGGCGAAGCAAAGGAAAATGGTACAGTAACCAGCTTCAAACCCGATCCTATGGTTTTCGCAGTCACTGACTTCGACTTTGACATACTTGAGGCACGATTCAAGGAATTGGCCTATCTGAACGGGGGAATAAGGATCTCCTTCGAAGATAGAAGAATCGGCGAAAAGAGAAGCTATCACTTCGAAGGCGGAATCGTTGAATTTGTGAAGGCAATCACCAAGAACAAGAAGTCAGTTCACAAGGATCCCATCTACCTGGAGGGGTCCTATAACGATGTCAAGATACAGCTCGCGATGCAATATACCACGTCGTATGATGAGGATGTTCTCACATTTGTAAACAACATCAAGACAATTGAGGGCGGCACTCACCTGACTGGATTCAAGACGGTGCTCACAAAGACGATGAACGATCTCGGCAGGAAGCACAATATACTGAAAGACAAGGATCAGAATCTGCAGGGCGAAGATCTGAGAGAAGGTCTTTCGGCAATACTGAGTGTCTTTGTGAAAGAGCCGCAGTTCGAAGGGCAAACTAAGGCAAAACTTGGAAACGATGAGGTATTCGAAGCAGTTATGAAAGTCGTTAAAGAAAAGCTGGAGGAGCACTTCGACTACAATCAGAAGGATCTGAAAGCAATACTTACAAAGGCTCTCGAAGCTGCACGTGCGAGATTGGCGGCGAAGAAAGCACGAGAGATGGTTCGAAGAAAGAATGCTCTTGAAAACACTACTCTGCCAGGCAAGCTGGCAGATTGCATCTCGGAAGATCTAGAGGAGACAGAGATCTTCATAGTTGAAGGGGACTCGGCCGGAGGCTCTGCCAAGATGGCCCGTTCGAGAGAGACTCAGGCGATCCTTCCGCTTAGGGGAAAGATCCTGAACGTTGAAAAGGCCGGACTCGACAGAATGTTGAAGAGCGAGACTATAAGCAATATCATAGTCGCTCTTGGTACAGGAATGGGCGAAGACTTCGAGATTAAGAATCTAAGGTATGGAAGGATTATAATAATGACGGATGCCGATGTCGACGGTGCACATATCACGACGCTTCTTCTTACTCTCTTCTATCGATATATGACACCACTAATAACCAACGGCAAGGTCTATGTCGCTCAGGCACCGCTCTACAAGATAGAACTGAACAGGCAGAAACACTATTTCTATAGTGATGAGGAATTGACTACGTTCATTAAGGAGCATTCCGATAGAAAACTCAATTACTCGAGATTCAAAGGGCTTGGCGAAATGAATCCCGAACAGCTGTGGGAGACGACAATGAACCCCAGCGACAGAAAACTCGTACAGATAAACATAGAAGATGCTCAGGAAGCGGACAGAGTCTTCACAATACTAATGGGTAGCGAGGTGGAGGAAAGAAGATCGTTCATTGAACGGCATGCATTGAGTATTTCCAATCTTGACGTATGAGCCTTTCACTTAGAGCCGGTATTTGTGTGGTAATTCTCTTTGCCATTTGGATGGTTTCTATTGCGAATTTCGTACTGGAGTCATTCTTCACGGCACCGGTACAGCAGTTGACCAGGATCGTTAATTTCGGTGAGATTCTGGTTGAATTTCCTTTGGCCTTTAGAAGAACCTGGAAAACTGATATAATTTACCCACCGGGAAGCATTGACGTTTCCGGCGGAAGAGTCTTTTTGAAACCGGGAAAGTTTTTGGTGAGTTATAGAGACAAATATTACTGGGTCTCCGATGATTTTGTTATAGTTGATTATGCCGATCTTTCGGAGGTTGTTAGTAATCCGATTATCGGCGGCGTTAGTTTTCTTCAAGAAAATGGAGTTTATATAGCCACCGAAAGAGACATAGAGATTTTTGCCGGAGCGGTAGAGGGCATTCTTGCTGACAGAAGAGTACTGGCACTGGTATCTTACTTTGATTTTGAAAACAATGTGTTGTTACTCAGAAGAGGGATCAGAGTGAAGGTACTTGACTGGGAAAGCTTGGAAGCAAATAAGGACCTTCTTCTTCAGTTAGAAAACGCCTCCGACAGAAGCGAGTATATTTTCTTGAGTGATGGTAAACTGTTGAGAGCGAGGTGACATTGATGGCCAGGGGGAAGGATTATACAGTTTCTCTCGATGTTGGCACGAACACCCTTAAGGGTGTGGTGGTAAGCAGAGAACAGACAGGTCAGATGACTCTTGAGGCTTATGGGAGTGTCAAGACTGTTGGGCTCGACAAGGGCGAGGTTAAAGATGCGGTTGCTCTTAAGCAGTCCATTCAGAAGCTGATTGAGGATCTAACAGGTCAGATGGGCAAGAAGGACGTTGAGGCAGACTTCAAGATCAGTTTCACAGATGGGGACTATTCAGTATTCTCGGAGAACATAGAAGAAATTCTCTCCGAAGAGAAACAGGTAATGGTGAAAGAGCAAACGATTTTGAGCATTATGAGTCGTCTCAAGGCGGAGAAGATGAAGACGGGCAACACTAATATACACAGAAGCTATATCCGCAAGTATATTCTCGATGATGATAAAGTCGTCTTCAATCCCGTTGAGATGTACGCGAAGAAACTGAATGTCGAGATGGTTTTTGTTTCAAGCGAAGGCAAGTCGGTCGAGATCTTCAGAAGGCTCTTCGAAGAACTCTTCGGCAGAGGTGACTTCTTCATCTCTCCAGCGCTTATTTCTGCATCTGAAGCTGTATTGACGGATACTGAGAAGCAGCACGGTGTGGTTAGCGTTGTCCTCGGACACAGTTTCTCCGAAACCGTAATCTACAGGGAGAATCTTCCCGTTTACATCTCGAGAATTCCTCTTGGAATAAGACACATAGTGCTGGATGTAGCGAGGGTTCTCGGTACATCGGTAGATGAAGCCGAGAGATTGCTTGTCAATTACGGCCATTGCAGTATGTTCCCGCCTGATGCTGAAGACGTTGTGGAGTACTTTGGACTTGATGAAAGAACTAGAAAGAATGTCTCGGTAAGAAGACTCTCCACAGTTATCTATGCGAGGGTGAAAGAGCTTCTGAACAAGATCAGAAAAGAGATCCAGCTCTTCATAATAAACAATCCGGAATACTCCGAAGAAAGGATTCCCGGAGGAGTCGTTTTCACTGGTGGGGGCTCCAAGCTGAGAGGTCTTACGGATGTAGGCGTTGAGTCTCTAAAGATGCCGGTAAGAATTGGTACATATGAAACTAGTTTCAACAAAAGAATTGAGAACAGTCATGATGTTGCTAATGACCCAGTATTCAGCTCCTGTTTAGGCAATCTTGTTTCCCCCGAGGAAGTCCAGGGAGAAGCCGTAGAAAGCGTGGTTGAAAGACCCAAGAAAGATTTTGGATCGTTTATAAAATCCCTCTTCTTTGGAGGTGAAGATGATGAGCTTTGAGATTGACACAGGAAAGAAGAATGCTGAAATCAGATTGCCATCCATAAAAGTCATTGGTGTTGGTGGAGCAGGCGGTAACGCCGTAAACAGAATGATATCCGAAGGAATCCACGGCGTCACCTTCATCGCGGCAAATACAGATATTCAGGTTCTTGAAAGCAATAAGGCCGATCTTAAGATTCAGCTTGGAACTGAACTGACTAGAGGCCTGGGAGCCGGCGGTAACCCAAATGTCGGTGAGAGAGCGGCAGAGGAATCGGTTGACGAAATCGGGACCTTTCTTGAAGACACCGATCTGCTGTTTATCACTGCAGGAATGGGCGGTGGCACCGGAACGGGCGCAGCACCAATAGTAGCTTCGATTGCAAGGGAAATGGGAATCCTTACCGTTGCAGTGGTCACAACCCCCTTCTTCTTCGAAGGTAATACGAGATTAAAGACTGCCAACGAAGGCTTGAGAAGGCTTAAGAACTCAGTGGATACTCTCATCAGAATCTCGAACAACAAGCTTCTTCAAGAACTGCCGCCGAACACCTCAATAGTCGATGCCTTCGCCAAGGCCGACGAGACGCTCCATCATGGAATAAAGGGAATCTCGGAACTGATTACGAAACGGGGATACATTAACCTGGACTTTGCCGATGTCGAGTCGGTTTTGAGAAATGCCGGAACGGCGATGCTGGGAATTGGCGTGGGCTCAGGCGAAAGGCGTGCAGAAGAAGCAGCTCGAAGAGCTCTTGAAAGCCGACTGTTGGAAAAGCCCATCGACAACGCGACGGGGATAATTCTAAATGTTTCGGCGAAGAACATAACCTTGAGAGAGATGAATATTGCGGCTGCAATTGTGAGACAGAACTGCAGCGAAGACGCAGACGTGAAGCTTGGGCTCATTGTCGACCCGGATATGAACGATGATGAACTTGACATAACTTTGATTGCAGCGGGTCTTGAACTAGACGAGGGCGAACTCATGGGTGATGCTTCCGACATCCCCGCGATTTACCGATTCGGACTGGATATAAACGAGGAGGAGTGATCGTTGAGAGTCTATAAAAGACTCGGAGAGCTTCTCATAGATCAGGGACTCCTAAGTGAAGATGCTCTCCAGCAGGCCGTAACTCTACAGAAAAAAGTCGGGAAGCCGCTCGGTGAAGTTCTTGTTGGTATGGGCGTAATCTCCTGGGACGACATATACGATTCACTCTCAAAGCAATACGGGCTTAAGGTGCTCGAAGATTTGCCTAATATCGTTACTCCCGATGTCCTAAGAATGATTCCTAAGCCTGTTGCAGACAGGCTTAGTGTAATCCCTATAGAGTTTGATCACGAAAAAGGGATCCTTAAGGTGGTAACTACTGAAGTTCTTAGGGTTCCTCAGATAGACAGAGAGCTCTCCTTCCTCACAGGAAACAAGATTAGTACGCTCCTTGTACCTCCACCAATGTTCGATGCTCTCTACAAATCTTCGTATGACGAGTCTGCCTCCAGCGAGATAATAGACAATACTTTCAGCATAGAACAGCACACGGAAATTGATCTTGAAGATGACAGACAGGACGAAACCGATGATACTCCCGTCGCGAAGTTCATAAACTCACTTCTGGACAACGGCATAAGAAGCGATGCCAGTGACGTCCATCTGGAGCCCTACGAGAAAATGGCCGTTGCCAGACTGAGAGTCGACGGCGTTCTGAGAAAGGTCCTGAGCTATCCGCGCAAAGCTCATAATTCTGTAGTGTCGAGAATCAAAGTCATGTGTAAGCTGGATATTTCAGAGAAGAGAATGCCTCAGGATGGAAAGTTCTATATTAGGAGAGGCAATGAGCAGTTCGACATGAGAGTTTCGACAATGCCAACGATTTTCGGCGAGAAAGTTGTTATGAGAATCCTCAGGGTATCAAATGCGAAGAAGAAGCTTGAAGATCTCGGTCTTTCAGACCACAACAGAGAGCGTTTCGAAAGCATAATCAACGCTCCGTACGGTATCATACTGGTATCTGGTCCTACGGGAAGCGGAAAGTCCACTACTCTGGTAGCGGTCCTAAACCAAGTAACCTCGGAGAAGGTTAACGTGCTTACGGCAGAAGACCCTGTTGAATATACTATTGAAGGTATTTCTCAGTGCCAGGTGAACACGGACATCGGATTGACTTTTGCGAGATACCTGCGATCTTTCCTGCGTCAGGACCCTGACATAATAATGGTCGGCGAGATCAGAGACAGAGAGACTGCACAGCTGGCGATTGAGGCATCGCTAACTGGACATCTTGTTTTCTCGACAATCCATACCAACAGTGCTGCAGGCGCGGTTGCTCGACTTGTCAACATGGGGGTTGATCCCTTCCTACTTGGCACTTCATTGATCGGAGTTATGGGGCAGCGATTGGTAAGAAAGCTCTGTAACAACTGTAAGGTCAAAATACCAGTGAGAGAAGAACTAAGAAAGATGGCCTCAACCTTTTACCCCGATAGAAATGACTTCAGCGAGTACATTCCTGGAAATGGCTGCCCCGAGTGCCGGGGAATGGGTTATAGGGGTAGAACCAGTATTAGCGAAATCCTAGTTGTTGACAACAATCTTCGTCAGATGATTGGTCAGAACGCTTCAGAGAGAGAGCTTGCTCAAGCTGCCGTGAAGGCTGGAATGCGAACGCTTTACAACGATGGGGTGCAGAAGGTGATCGACGGAGTCACTTCCCTTGAGGAGATAAAAAGAGTTGCCATAGAGTACTAGCCAGACTTCCTCTTCTCGATCCATACTTACGCATACTCAAACATACTCACAGAAGTCGTGAATAGTCGTCTTTTATCGCGAATAGTCGCATAATGCGCAAATAGCCTCCCCATCTCGCCGATGATAGTATTGAATCGGATAATTACAAATTCGGATAGGAGGTTTCTTTATGGCGTACAGAGTATTAGTTTGGGGCCTTGGCTCAATGGGAAGCGGAGTGGCCCGTAATGTTGCCAAGAAAGAAGAACTAAGACTGGTTGGAGCCGTTGAAAAGGATTCAGAAAAGATCGGAAAGGATCTTGGAGAATATCTCGACGGCAAGAAGACAGGTAGGTTGATCTATTCGGATGTGGGCGAGGCAATTGCCGAAACGAGACCAGACATAGTTGTAATAGCTACGAACTCCTTTGTAGAAGAAGTACTTCCCAAAATAGAGATGGCTGCAAAACACCACGTGGATATTCTTACGATAGCCGAAGAGATGGCCTTCCCATTCGCTTCGCATCCAGAGGAATCCGAAGTCCTCGAGAACATCGCCTGGCGTTATGGAGTATCTATTCTTGGTACGGGAATAAATCCAGGGTTCGTGCTTGACCTATTGATAATCGCTATGACAGGTGCATGTCTAAAGGTCGAGAGGATAGAAGCAAGAAGGATCAACGATCTTTCTCCCTTCGGAAAGACTGTGATGAAAACCCAAGGAGTAGGCACTTCACCTGAGGAATTCAAGAAGGGAATTGAGTCGGGAGAGATAGTAGGACACATAGGCTTCCAGCAGTCAATCGCAATGATTGGAAATGCTTTAGGGTGGAACATCGATAGAGTTGAAGAGACTCGTGAGCCAATCATATCAAGAACAGAGAGGAAGACTGATGTTGCACACGTAATGCCCGGTATGGTGGCCGGCTGCAGACATATAGGCCGGGGTTATTGTGGTGACAGACTAGTGATAGAGCTTATTCATCCCCAGCAGATCCTTCCGGAAATCGAAGGGGTCGACACTGGCGACTACATAGATATTTTCGGCGACCCGGAGATTCACCTTTCAGTAAAACCCGAGATTCCCGGCGGAAAGGGGACTATAGCCCTTGCTACAAACATGATTCCCGCAGTAATTGAGGCGACTCCCGGACTGATTGAAATGAGTGAGTTGCCTGTACCGAGGTGCTTGATCGACGAGATCAGGGAGATGTAACTATGAGTGCAATCAAGGGGCAGTGGGTCCAGATACACCAGATCCTCCTCGATATTGGCGAGAGAGCTCCCTCCGTTCCCGAGGACACGAAGAACGTCCCTCTTGAACTGAGAATCAGGGGCTTTCTCATTGAAGAGAAGGCCGAAGTCGGCGAAATGGTCACTGTAGAAACCGCCTCGGGGAGAAGAGTTCACGGAAAACTTGAATGCGTCGAGCCCACGCATGAACACAACTTCGGAGACAATATTCCCGAACTCTCTGAGGCCGGAATTGAACTAACTCGATGGCTTACTGGTGGCGATAGCGATGCAGAATAGATCATACGAATCAGTAATGGCGAGAAGAAAAGAGATAATGAAGGCATCTGTTGGAGTTGATTACGACAAATACGAACTCGAAGGGATTGCCTTTGACTACGAAGCGCTCATGAGAGATACTTCGTACCCTATTGAGGAGATCAGAAAAATTCAGTCAGAAACCGGAGTTGGGGATACCCCTCTGATTGAGCTCAAGAATATCACGAGACTCGTAAGAACAATCAGTGAACCGGGCAAGGGCGCCAGAATTTTCCTGAAAGACGAGGCGACTAACCCTTCAGGAAGCTTCAAGGACAGGCGTGCATCAGTGAGTGTTGCAAGGGCAAAGGAGCTCGGTTACAAAGGCGTAATCGCCGCGACCAGTGGAAACTACGGAGCTGCCGTTGCCTCTCAATCTATGAAAAGGGCTTTGAAGTGCATCGTTGTTCAGGAGTGTTATGACAGCAAAGGGAAAGGTCAACCTGAGATTCTGGAGAAGGCTCGCGCCTGTGAAGC contains these protein-coding regions:
- a CDS encoding aminotransferase class IV yields the protein MLNYIADRWCDEDSSLVSILVPGVMNSESVYEVVRTYNGLPFAFRKHFERLKQSAKLLGLEVPFSCKELNSIIMEGLERNKAVQTEDFRIRISLLSYGKESRAAVIFSKLPSVSKDIYELGVKVCISPFTKPSGDILNPQLKMPGSSWNIRTRKLLGDNYDMIILNEKGNVCEGSFSNVFLVIDGSVATPDIRSGVLPGITRDNVIGLCESLEITVEKRPIPSWELFCADEIFMSHTSVGIVPVRRLEEKVLIEDFTDGMTRLLLDNFEGYIMTEDSNWSGLDEVEPSNYRADI
- a CDS encoding DUF721 domain-containing protein, whose protein sequence is MKWSHRTIGQIFDELVKSSGLFRKIKVFELNKDWEEIVGQPIANHSSITDFTDGTLIVSVDDGMWLNEMRLREKALLTKLNSALGVEAIRRIKFRIRR
- the gyrB gene encoding DNA topoisomerase (ATP-hydrolyzing) subunit B — its product is MSDLYNAQNIKILKGLDPVRKRPGMYIGSTGKSGLHHLIYEIVDNSIDEAMGGYCDKIDIVIMEDGSVVVRDNGRGIPIDIHPDTGTSALEVVMTTLHAGGKFSKDSYKISGGLHGVGASVVNALSEWMIVEVMVDGKVYRQKYERGKALSPVEMVGEAKENGTVTSFKPDPMVFAVTDFDFDILEARFKELAYLNGGIRISFEDRRIGEKRSYHFEGGIVEFVKAITKNKKSVHKDPIYLEGSYNDVKIQLAMQYTTSYDEDVLTFVNNIKTIEGGTHLTGFKTVLTKTMNDLGRKHNILKDKDQNLQGEDLREGLSAILSVFVKEPQFEGQTKAKLGNDEVFEAVMKVVKEKLEEHFDYNQKDLKAILTKALEAARARLAAKKAREMVRRKNALENTTLPGKLADCISEDLEETEIFIVEGDSAGGSAKMARSRETQAILPLRGKILNVEKAGLDRMLKSETISNIIVALGTGMGEDFEIKNLRYGRIIIMTDADVDGAHITTLLLTLFYRYMTPLITNGKVYVAQAPLYKIELNRQKHYFYSDEELTTFIKEHSDRKLNYSRFKGLGEMNPEQLWETTMNPSDRKLVQINIEDAQEADRVFTILMGSEVEERRSFIERHALSISNLDV
- a CDS encoding DUF4894 domain-containing protein, translating into MVILFAIWMVSIANFVLESFFTAPVQQLTRIVNFGEILVEFPLAFRRTWKTDIIYPPGSIDVSGGRVFLKPGKFLVSYRDKYYWVSDDFVIVDYADLSEVVSNPIIGGVSFLQENGVYIATERDIEIFAGAVEGILADRRVLALVSYFDFENNVLLLRRGIRVKVLDWESLEANKDLLLQLENASDRSEYIFLSDGKLLRAR
- the ftsA gene encoding cell division protein FtsA; its protein translation is MARGKDYTVSLDVGTNTLKGVVVSREQTGQMTLEAYGSVKTVGLDKGEVKDAVALKQSIQKLIEDLTGQMGKKDVEADFKISFTDGDYSVFSENIEEILSEEKQVMVKEQTILSIMSRLKAEKMKTGNTNIHRSYIRKYILDDDKVVFNPVEMYAKKLNVEMVFVSSEGKSVEIFRRLFEELFGRGDFFISPALISASEAVLTDTEKQHGVVSVVLGHSFSETVIYRENLPVYISRIPLGIRHIVLDVARVLGTSVDEAERLLVNYGHCSMFPPDAEDVVEYFGLDERTRKNVSVRRLSTVIYARVKELLNKIRKEIQLFIINNPEYSEERIPGGVVFTGGGSKLRGLTDVGVESLKMPVRIGTYETSFNKRIENSHDVANDPVFSSCLGNLVSPEEVQGEAVESVVERPKKDFGSFIKSLFFGGEDDEL
- the ftsZ gene encoding cell division protein FtsZ yields the protein MMSFEIDTGKKNAEIRLPSIKVIGVGGAGGNAVNRMISEGIHGVTFIAANTDIQVLESNKADLKIQLGTELTRGLGAGGNPNVGERAAEESVDEIGTFLEDTDLLFITAGMGGGTGTGAAPIVASIAREMGILTVAVVTTPFFFEGNTRLKTANEGLRRLKNSVDTLIRISNNKLLQELPPNTSIVDAFAKADETLHHGIKGISELITKRGYINLDFADVESVLRNAGTAMLGIGVGSGERRAEEAARRALESRLLEKPIDNATGIILNVSAKNITLREMNIAAAIVRQNCSEDADVKLGLIVDPDMNDDELDITLIAAGLELDEGELMGDASDIPAIYRFGLDINEEE
- a CDS encoding GspE/PulE family protein, whose translation is MRVYKRLGELLIDQGLLSEDALQQAVTLQKKVGKPLGEVLVGMGVISWDDIYDSLSKQYGLKVLEDLPNIVTPDVLRMIPKPVADRLSVIPIEFDHEKGILKVVTTEVLRVPQIDRELSFLTGNKISTLLVPPPMFDALYKSSYDESASSEIIDNTFSIEQHTEIDLEDDRQDETDDTPVAKFINSLLDNGIRSDASDVHLEPYEKMAVARLRVDGVLRKVLSYPRKAHNSVVSRIKVMCKLDISEKRMPQDGKFYIRRGNEQFDMRVSTMPTIFGEKVVMRILRVSNAKKKLEDLGLSDHNRERFESIINAPYGIILVSGPTGSGKSTTLVAVLNQVTSEKVNVLTAEDPVEYTIEGISQCQVNTDIGLTFARYLRSFLRQDPDIIMVGEIRDRETAQLAIEASLTGHLVFSTIHTNSAAGAVARLVNMGVDPFLLGTSLIGVMGQRLVRKLCNNCKVKIPVREELRKMASTFYPDRNDFSEYIPGNGCPECRGMGYRGRTSISEILVVDNNLRQMIGQNASERELAQAAVKAGMRTLYNDGVQKVIDGVTSLEEIKRVAIEY
- the ord gene encoding 2,4-diaminopentanoate dehydrogenase, coding for MAYRVLVWGLGSMGSGVARNVAKKEELRLVGAVEKDSEKIGKDLGEYLDGKKTGRLIYSDVGEAIAETRPDIVVIATNSFVEEVLPKIEMAAKHHVDILTIAEEMAFPFASHPEESEVLENIAWRYGVSILGTGINPGFVLDLLIIAMTGACLKVERIEARRINDLSPFGKTVMKTQGVGTSPEEFKKGIESGEIVGHIGFQQSIAMIGNALGWNIDRVEETREPIISRTERKTDVAHVMPGMVAGCRHIGRGYCGDRLVIELIHPQQILPEIEGVDTGDYIDIFGDPEIHLSVKPEIPGGKGTIALATNMIPAVIEATPGLIEMSELPVPRCLIDEIREM
- the ortA gene encoding 2-amino-4-oxopentanoate thiolase subunit OrtA, with amino-acid sequence MSAIKGQWVQIHQILLDIGERAPSVPEDTKNVPLELRIRGFLIEEKAEVGEMVTVETASGRRVHGKLECVEPTHEHNFGDNIPELSEAGIELTRWLTGGDSDAE